CAAAAACCTCTGGACAGAATATAGTGGAGGGCCCATATCTGGGCGGCAATTTCTGGGCTGACCTTAATGGGACAGGATTTTCTCAGACTACTGAAGATTCGGATTCGGATGGGATTTGTGACCTCCCTTACAATATTAACGGAAGCGATTTTGACTATCTTCCGCTTGCTAAACCTCCTGTTCAGCCTGAAGATGATCAACTCCTGCTCATCGAATATCAAATCACTACAAATGAATCATACCAGGGCAACCCTGCGATCTACAATGACTGGATAGTATGGCAGGATAAACGCAATGGAAATCAGGATATCTACATGTACGATCTTTCCACTAAAAAAGAAAACTCAGATCACTACCAGTGAATCAGATAAGGAATATCCTGCAATCTACGGAGACAGAATTGTGCTGGTAGACTATCGAAATCTTTCCTTCTTTTGGGAAGAGCTGTCAGACAAGAGCTGGCGGAGTCACTTTCTAGTGAGTCACTTTATAATGAGTCACTTTATAATAATTGAATTTTAAACGCAGTTTCCAGGTATTTTATTTATTCTTAATACTCTTTCTTCTCTTTACTCTTCTTTACTCTTGAAATATTCTTTTTGAAGGGCAATTCTCAGGCAGAACCCCAGTCCCCCATAAAGAATTACGAATCCGAAAACTAACATAGCAATGCTGCCTGTTGAGAGCATCATTTTACTCTACCTCCTTTCTTATAAAGGGCATGAGGAAAGATATCATGATTCCCAGGACGATTACTCCTGCTCCGACCATTAAGGCTGCAGGGTCATAACCTTCGTAAGGTACAGCAAGGTTTGAAAGGGTTTCTTTGTAGATAATGTATAACAGGACAGCAGGGGTAATTATTTTTACGCAGATATCCCACCAGATTCCTGCCCTGATATCAGAGTAAGTATTGGCCCATTCCCTTATTTTATCTGCACCATAAATCCAGCCAATTGCTACGGCTTCGAGGACACCTACCAGGATCAATCCGTAAGTATTGATAAAGTGGTCTATGATATCAAGCCAGTAAATTCCTGCCTTTGTTGCATAGATAAGGCTGAAAAGCAATTCCAGACCTATAGTGATATCTACGGCTTTGCTTCTTCTCATTTCAAACTTGTCCATTACTGCCGAAGCAAAGGCTTCCACAAGAGAGATCAGGGAAGTCAGCGCAGCAATAGCGATGCTCATAAAAAAAGCGACTGCTGTAAGTACTTTTAATCCGGGAAGCATATTAAGGGCTTCTGGCAGTACTACAAAGGTAAGGCCTATGCTCTGTGCAACTACCTCTTCAATTCCGACGCCTTTAGCATAAGCCATATATCCGAGAGTCCCGAAAACCGCAAAACCCATGGTGAAACTAAAAGCTCCGTCTGCTAGGCCGACAATGAATGCGTTGTTTATCAGGTCGCTCTTTTTCGGGAGATAACTTGCATAAGCAATCATTATTGCCATCCCAAGGCCCAGACTGTAAAAAGCCTGTCCATAGGCTGCCTGCCAGACCTTTACGTCCGTAAGTTTGCTGAAATCCGGTTTCAGGTACCATTCTACTCCGTTAATTGAGCCTTCAAGGGTTACTGCTCTCAGCACAAGCACAATTAGAAGAATCCAGAGAAGAGGCATGAAGATTTTACTTGACTTTTCAATTCCTGCCTGCACACCTCTCTTTTCTATTATCCAGATAATCAGCCACGTTGTCAGCAGCCCTATCAGAACCGGATAGGAGAAACCTCCCAGGTTCCAGGGAGAATCGGAGACATGTAACAGTTCATTATTGAAAAAAGATCCGGTATCCAGGCCCCAACCAAGAGTAAACGCTTTCAAAAGATATACAAGACTCCAGCCTGCTATTACGGAGTAATATGTGGTGATAATGAAACTTGCAATTACACCCCACCAGCCTATCCATTCAAAACCTTTTTTTGCCCGTTTGAGTGCAACTGGAGCTGAACCCATGAACTTGTTTCCAACACCCAGTTCGAGGATAAGAAGGGGAATTCCTGCAGTCAGAAGAGCTACCAGATATGGGATCAGGAAAGCTCCGCCTCCGTTTTCATATGCTATGTAGCTGAACCTCCAGATATTTCCAAGACCGACTGCTGACCCTATTGCTGCAAGAATAAATCCAGTTCTGGTGTTCCAAACTTCTCTTTTCATGAAAATCACATTCTACAAGCCTTTTTTGCTTATTACATCCGAAAAGACTCAGGTTAAAACAGGCTAATTCAGGAAGATAACTGCAAACGAATAATTTTGTACAAATAATGCTGATCAAACATTTATAATTTTATTATAATTGCTGATCCCAGCCTAGTAAGGACTAGATTAATTTCCTGGACTCTCCTGCCAATAAACTGTAACAAAAAATTCATTTGCAATAAAGTACTTTTATAATTATATGAGTCATTCATTGGGAATAAGACTATTTTTGGCGCTTGGTCTGTTTTTCTGTTTCATTTCAGGAGCGGAAGCTTCAGATTCTCTTGCTCAGGATAGCGGAGATATGAACCTTTCGGAACTCAAGGCTTTTGACCTGTTATGCAGATGTGAAACCGGATGCATAATAAATACCGTATCACTTTCTTCAACCGGGGACTATCTTGCAGCCGGAGGGTTTGATCACAATGTTTATTTGTTTGATTCCAGAGGGACGC
The genomic region above belongs to Methanosarcina horonobensis HB-1 = JCM 15518 and contains:
- a CDS encoding MetS family NSS transporter small subunit; translation: MMLSTGSIAMLVFGFVILYGGLGFCLRIALQKEYFKSKEE
- a CDS encoding sodium-dependent transporter gives rise to the protein MKREVWNTRTGFILAAIGSAVGLGNIWRFSYIAYENGGGAFLIPYLVALLTAGIPLLILELGVGNKFMGSAPVALKRAKKGFEWIGWWGVIASFIITTYYSVIAGWSLVYLLKAFTLGWGLDTGSFFNNELLHVSDSPWNLGGFSYPVLIGLLTTWLIIWIIEKRGVQAGIEKSSKIFMPLLWILLIVLVLRAVTLEGSINGVEWYLKPDFSKLTDVKVWQAAYGQAFYSLGLGMAIMIAYASYLPKKSDLINNAFIVGLADGAFSFTMGFAVFGTLGYMAYAKGVGIEEVVAQSIGLTFVVLPEALNMLPGLKVLTAVAFFMSIAIAALTSLISLVEAFASAVMDKFEMRRSKAVDITIGLELLFSLIYATKAGIYWLDIIDHFINTYGLILVGVLEAVAIGWIYGADKIREWANTYSDIRAGIWWDICVKIITPAVLLYIIYKETLSNLAVPYEGYDPAALMVGAGVIVLGIMISFLMPFIRKEVE